A single Biomphalaria glabrata chromosome 2, xgBioGlab47.1, whole genome shotgun sequence DNA region contains:
- the LOC106065816 gene encoding uncharacterized protein LOC106065816 isoform X1 yields MSSYLRRKTTMDTVTSLLAYSNTDFKEDASTFFTNHLAAIFKKISLLWKKAPNHEGWAMEKLLELFQGNNIAQNKDLLQSLDFTHFLNSFFEDDNLIYYPDFVMNCVSFMAADLLMSATCQSGELEEVAFKIIRSPLQYWMINKGHRVDVTFTLYRKFIKEKVMLHLKHVNFDVDQAFAHALTSSYNYTRKSAADYFVDLVYLTFQHSPDEILSVEDKAKLKDVITQLVETFHAAIHRMIEFSSDDLCPSSIIANYCQLLSRCAQVSENWCKNFASTLFFDSLVGLMQKIPHETIIETTDMCRDTILLLLKLAGYSDSCKEQKLRKLRTCLHEMSVINHYMTSCDVVYIAGQLLFHSCENDGSLYLELSILPLLVVLGVKPEEVVKFCPSFVELIEKYIVSEKKSKPSGLIKESINNLFKITENVHQIKLLGLEEYLPLLQYLSLKTLQCPAQALPLLNNNIVSSDMSLQFISIQCILYNKCPNPRRIYVFQNIQVYTRAVINFIGISFWQFAAVMDFYVTTVTSLCQNAIEDLSLEILNDVIKCLQLKMVSMDPIVRETAVKTCGDLYLIIRANNLECTEMTTSLMSAWKSLEDKTESVAYQVLEVLLKILKADYLGHFLSSTNCSKDEIICKIKKILLQPELAGLHPVAFNILSKLYPSNMLVRYAEVSLQQTNHLLSSEVLGYIHVLFTSIQKDTDLKAALDSVMDLLTQGWGDLLLSKVCSQDVSSYRMAVSTIESLLAFMKSSDITMLVNHIGCSSKIQSHRSSNSCSEVNNLFHTVCCKVMEAQGLSLALSCDQINNKEIVEEPLHKKAKFDIGEDFDISEEVLNFLFEFLAKDALKLIDEISITARTDNDNSYLDSTKNLPPYELSTALFPSQKCISVLISQEENNPKATKLIFWLVFREIFKVVNPSRLNQEASRSTDEYVRNSSMVIHDVEVLLDKSFRVAQSELEHEFTQLIMQQISALLVLTTKEHVNLCPILKEMFTTWQCVHVLSTERTNIITFILMKRKSLINLPQVDSNKYVLHTFSDLMKSCQNGFIHENSSLQSLLDSYIKTKRLQASNDTEMNHSENSLIARTNNVSDSAIIQRICSNISVSCEDIDKAKMIETLEVFPSHQLTDLNEALLVTDNQTREELKESIDSLGLANHNFEQLFKCFLSILKHLFSALFLERSRKDTLSFLSSYLTLLEDWMISDEYDNDNDPCALDCV; encoded by the exons ATGAGTTCTTATCTGAG GAGGAAGACAACGATGGACACTGTTACGTCTTTACTAGCATATTCAAACACAGATTTTAAAGAAGATGCATCCACATTTTTTACAAACCATTTAGcagcaatatttaaaaaaatttctttattatGGAAAAAGGCACCCAACCATGAAGGTTGGGCTATGGAGAAATTGCTGGAGTTGTTTCAAGGAAATAATATTG CTCAAAATAAAGATCTTTTGCAAAGTTTAGacttcacacattttttaaatagtttctttGAGGATGACAACTTAATATACTACCCAGATTTTGTCATGAATTGTGTATCCTTCATGGCTGCAGATTTACTCATGTCAGCAACATGTCAATCAGGAGAACTAGAAGAGGTTGCATTTAAAATCATTAGAAGCCCTCTTCAGTACTGGATGATAAATAAAGGACACAGAGTAGACGTGACATTTACTTTGTATAGAAAGTTTATCAAAGAAAAAGTGATGCTTCACTTAAAGCATGTTAATT TTGATGTTGATCAGGCCTTTGCACATGCTTTAACAAGTTCTTACAATTACACTCGAAAGTCAGCTGCTGATTACTTTGTGGATTTGGTTTATTTGACTTTTCAACATTCTCCTGATGAAATACTTTCTGTTGAGGATAAGGCCAAGCTCAAAGACGTTATCACTCAGCTTGTTGAGACATTTCATGCTGCCATTCATAGAATGATAGAGTTCTCTAGTGATGATCTCTGCCCATCCAGCATTATCGCTAATTATTGCCAGTTACTGAGTCGATGCGCACAAGTCAGTGAGAACTGGTGCAAAAACTTTGCATCAACTTTATTTTTTGATTCACTTGTTGGTCTAATGCAAAAAATACCACATGAAACTATCATTGAAACAACAGATATGTGCAGAGATACCATTCTTCTGCTTCTCAAACTTGCAGGCTACAG TGATAGCTGTAAGGAACAGAAGCTACGAAAGCTGAGAACTTGTTTGCACGAAATGAGCGTGATCAACCATTACATGACTAGCTGTGATGTAGTTTATATAGCTGGGCAGTTACTGTTTCA TAGTTGTGAAAATGATGGCAGTCTCTATCTTGAGCTATCAATTTTACCCTTGCTTGTTGTTTTGGGTGTGAAACCTGAAGAAGTTGTCAAATTCTGTCCATCTTTTGTAGAGCTAATAGAAAAGTACATTGTATCAGAGAAGAAATCTAAGCCCTCAGGACTAattaaagaaagtataaataacTTATTCAAGATAACAGAGAATGTGCATCAGATTAAacta CTAGGCTTGGAAGAATACCTTCCTCTCCTCCAGTATCTCTCACTGAAGACTCTACAGTGTCCAGCTCAAGCTCTTCCATTGTTGAATAACAACATTGTTAGCAGCGATATGTCACTACAGTTTATCTCTATCCAGTGCATCCTCTACAACAAATGTCCAA ATCCTCGCAGAATATACgtatttcaaaacattcaagTTTATACAAGAGCAGTTATCAACTTTATTGGCATTTCATTTTGG caaTTTGCTGCTGTAATGGATTTCTATGTTACCACTGTGACCAGCCTCTGTCAGAATGCAATAGAAGATCTGTCTTTAGAGATTTTAAATGATGTCATCAAGTGTCTTCAGTTAAAAATGGTTTCTATGGATCCTATTGTTAGAGAGACAGCAGTCAAAACATGTGGAGATTTGTATTTGATTA TAAGAGCTAATAACTTAGAGTGTACAGAGATGACAACATCACTAATGTCTGCCTGGAAGTCATTAGAAGATAAAACAGAGTCTGTGGCTTACCAAGTCCTTGAAGTTTTGTTGAAAATACTAAAGGCTGATTATTTAGGACATTTTTTATCCTCAACTAATTGCTCAAAG GATGAGATCATctgtaagattaaaaaaattctCCTTCAGCCTGAACTTGCAGGCCTACATCCTGTGGCCTTTAACATTCTCTCAAAACTCTACCCCAGCAACATGCTAGTAAGATATGCTGAAGTTAGTTTGCAACAAACTAATCACCTTTTATCTTCGGAAGTATTAGGATACATTCATGTGTTGTTCACCAGCATCCAGAAAGATACAGATTTGAAAGCTGCACTAGACTCTGTGATGGATTTATTAACTCAAGGTTGGGGGGACCTGCTGCTCAGTAAGGTCTGCTCTCAGGATGTAAGTAGCTATAGGATGGCGGTCTCAACCATAGAGTCTCTATTGGCTTTCATGAAGAGTTCAGACATTACTATGCTGGTAAATCATATAGGCTGCAGCAGTAAAATTCAGTCTCACAGATCATCAAATAGTTGCTCAGAGgtgaataatttatttcatacaGTCTGTTGCAAAGTTATGGAGGCACAAGGACTTTCATTGGCACTATCTTGTGATCAAATTAATAACAAAGAAATAGTTGAAGAACCTCTCCATAAGAAAGCTAAGTTTGACATAGGTGAAGATTTTGACATCTCTGAAGAGgttttgaattttctttttgaatttcTGGCCAAAGATGCTCTCAAATTAATAGATGAAATAAGTATTACAGCCAGAACTGATAATGACAACAGCTATTTAGATTCTACCAAAAATCTTCCCCCTTATGAATTAAGTACTGCACTGTTCCCATCACAGAAATGTATATCAGTTTTGATCTCCCAAGAAGAGAACAATCCTAAAGCTACTAAGTTGATATTTTGGTTGGTTTTCAGAGAAATCTTTAAGGTTGTGAACCCATCCAGGTTGAACCAGGAAGCATCAAGAAGCACAGATGAATATGTTAGAAATTCATCTATGGTGATCCATGATGTGGAGGTTCTGTTGGACAAAAGTTTCAGAGTAGCCCAGTCAGAGCTAGAGCATGAGTTCACTCAGCTTATTATGCAACAGATTTCTGCCCTTCTGGTATTGACAACAAAAGAGCATGTCAATCTTTGTCCCATCCTAAAAGAAATGTTCACCACCTGGCAATGTGTCCATGTACTGTCCACAGAGCGCACaaacattattacatttattttgatgAAGAGAAAATCTCTCATTAACCTTCCTCAAGTTGATAGTAACAAATATGTTTTACATACGTTCTCAGACTTAATGAAATCTTGTCAAAATGGTTTCATTCATGAAAATTCTTCACTTCAATCATTGTTAGATAGTTACATCAAAACTAAAAGATTGCAAGCTTCTAATGACACTGAAATGAATCATAGTGAGAATTCTTTGATTGCCAGAACTAATAATGTTTCTGATAGTGCCATTATTCAGAGGATTTGTTCTAACATTTCAGTCAGTTGTGAAGATATAGATAAAGCAAAAATGATTGAAACACTTGAAGTTTTCCCATCACATCAACTGACGGATTTGAATGAAGCTTTGCTAGTAACTGATAATCAAACTAGAGAAGAGTTGAAAGAAAGTATTGACAGTCTGGGCTTGGCTAATCACAATTTTGAACAACTATTCAAATGTTTcctaagtattttaaaacatttattttctgcTCTTTTTCTTGAGAGATCTAGGAAAGATACATTGTCATTTCTGAGTAGCTACCTGACACTGCTAGAAGACTGGATGATATCTGATGAATATGACAATGATAATGATCCGTGTGCTTTAGATTGTGTGTAA
- the LOC106065816 gene encoding uncharacterized protein LOC106065816 isoform X2, translated as MSSYLRRKTTMDTVTSLLAYSNTDFKEDASTFFTNHLAAIFKKISLLWKKAPNHEGWAMEKLLELFQGNNIAQNKDLLQSLDFTHFLNSFFEDDNLIYYPDFVMNCVSFMAADLLMSATCQSGELEEVAFKIIRSPLQYWMINKGHRVDVTFTLYRKFIKEKVMLHLKHVNFDVDQAFAHALTSSYNYTRKSAADYFVDLVYLTFQHSPDEILSVEDKAKLKDVITQLVETFHAAIHRMIEFSSDDLCPSSIIANYCQLLSRCAQVSENWCKNFASTLFFDSLVGLMQKIPHETIIETTDMCRDTILLLLKLAGYSDSCKEQKLRKLRTCLHEMSVINHYMTSCDVVYIAGQLLFHCENDGSLYLELSILPLLVVLGVKPEEVVKFCPSFVELIEKYIVSEKKSKPSGLIKESINNLFKITENVHQIKLLGLEEYLPLLQYLSLKTLQCPAQALPLLNNNIVSSDMSLQFISIQCILYNKCPNPRRIYVFQNIQVYTRAVINFIGISFWQFAAVMDFYVTTVTSLCQNAIEDLSLEILNDVIKCLQLKMVSMDPIVRETAVKTCGDLYLIIRANNLECTEMTTSLMSAWKSLEDKTESVAYQVLEVLLKILKADYLGHFLSSTNCSKDEIICKIKKILLQPELAGLHPVAFNILSKLYPSNMLVRYAEVSLQQTNHLLSSEVLGYIHVLFTSIQKDTDLKAALDSVMDLLTQGWGDLLLSKVCSQDVSSYRMAVSTIESLLAFMKSSDITMLVNHIGCSSKIQSHRSSNSCSEVNNLFHTVCCKVMEAQGLSLALSCDQINNKEIVEEPLHKKAKFDIGEDFDISEEVLNFLFEFLAKDALKLIDEISITARTDNDNSYLDSTKNLPPYELSTALFPSQKCISVLISQEENNPKATKLIFWLVFREIFKVVNPSRLNQEASRSTDEYVRNSSMVIHDVEVLLDKSFRVAQSELEHEFTQLIMQQISALLVLTTKEHVNLCPILKEMFTTWQCVHVLSTERTNIITFILMKRKSLINLPQVDSNKYVLHTFSDLMKSCQNGFIHENSSLQSLLDSYIKTKRLQASNDTEMNHSENSLIARTNNVSDSAIIQRICSNISVSCEDIDKAKMIETLEVFPSHQLTDLNEALLVTDNQTREELKESIDSLGLANHNFEQLFKCFLSILKHLFSALFLERSRKDTLSFLSSYLTLLEDWMISDEYDNDNDPCALDCV; from the exons ATGAGTTCTTATCTGAG GAGGAAGACAACGATGGACACTGTTACGTCTTTACTAGCATATTCAAACACAGATTTTAAAGAAGATGCATCCACATTTTTTACAAACCATTTAGcagcaatatttaaaaaaatttctttattatGGAAAAAGGCACCCAACCATGAAGGTTGGGCTATGGAGAAATTGCTGGAGTTGTTTCAAGGAAATAATATTG CTCAAAATAAAGATCTTTTGCAAAGTTTAGacttcacacattttttaaatagtttctttGAGGATGACAACTTAATATACTACCCAGATTTTGTCATGAATTGTGTATCCTTCATGGCTGCAGATTTACTCATGTCAGCAACATGTCAATCAGGAGAACTAGAAGAGGTTGCATTTAAAATCATTAGAAGCCCTCTTCAGTACTGGATGATAAATAAAGGACACAGAGTAGACGTGACATTTACTTTGTATAGAAAGTTTATCAAAGAAAAAGTGATGCTTCACTTAAAGCATGTTAATT TTGATGTTGATCAGGCCTTTGCACATGCTTTAACAAGTTCTTACAATTACACTCGAAAGTCAGCTGCTGATTACTTTGTGGATTTGGTTTATTTGACTTTTCAACATTCTCCTGATGAAATACTTTCTGTTGAGGATAAGGCCAAGCTCAAAGACGTTATCACTCAGCTTGTTGAGACATTTCATGCTGCCATTCATAGAATGATAGAGTTCTCTAGTGATGATCTCTGCCCATCCAGCATTATCGCTAATTATTGCCAGTTACTGAGTCGATGCGCACAAGTCAGTGAGAACTGGTGCAAAAACTTTGCATCAACTTTATTTTTTGATTCACTTGTTGGTCTAATGCAAAAAATACCACATGAAACTATCATTGAAACAACAGATATGTGCAGAGATACCATTCTTCTGCTTCTCAAACTTGCAGGCTACAG TGATAGCTGTAAGGAACAGAAGCTACGAAAGCTGAGAACTTGTTTGCACGAAATGAGCGTGATCAACCATTACATGACTAGCTGTGATGTAGTTTATATAGCTGGGCAGTTACTGTTTCA TTGTGAAAATGATGGCAGTCTCTATCTTGAGCTATCAATTTTACCCTTGCTTGTTGTTTTGGGTGTGAAACCTGAAGAAGTTGTCAAATTCTGTCCATCTTTTGTAGAGCTAATAGAAAAGTACATTGTATCAGAGAAGAAATCTAAGCCCTCAGGACTAattaaagaaagtataaataacTTATTCAAGATAACAGAGAATGTGCATCAGATTAAacta CTAGGCTTGGAAGAATACCTTCCTCTCCTCCAGTATCTCTCACTGAAGACTCTACAGTGTCCAGCTCAAGCTCTTCCATTGTTGAATAACAACATTGTTAGCAGCGATATGTCACTACAGTTTATCTCTATCCAGTGCATCCTCTACAACAAATGTCCAA ATCCTCGCAGAATATACgtatttcaaaacattcaagTTTATACAAGAGCAGTTATCAACTTTATTGGCATTTCATTTTGG caaTTTGCTGCTGTAATGGATTTCTATGTTACCACTGTGACCAGCCTCTGTCAGAATGCAATAGAAGATCTGTCTTTAGAGATTTTAAATGATGTCATCAAGTGTCTTCAGTTAAAAATGGTTTCTATGGATCCTATTGTTAGAGAGACAGCAGTCAAAACATGTGGAGATTTGTATTTGATTA TAAGAGCTAATAACTTAGAGTGTACAGAGATGACAACATCACTAATGTCTGCCTGGAAGTCATTAGAAGATAAAACAGAGTCTGTGGCTTACCAAGTCCTTGAAGTTTTGTTGAAAATACTAAAGGCTGATTATTTAGGACATTTTTTATCCTCAACTAATTGCTCAAAG GATGAGATCATctgtaagattaaaaaaattctCCTTCAGCCTGAACTTGCAGGCCTACATCCTGTGGCCTTTAACATTCTCTCAAAACTCTACCCCAGCAACATGCTAGTAAGATATGCTGAAGTTAGTTTGCAACAAACTAATCACCTTTTATCTTCGGAAGTATTAGGATACATTCATGTGTTGTTCACCAGCATCCAGAAAGATACAGATTTGAAAGCTGCACTAGACTCTGTGATGGATTTATTAACTCAAGGTTGGGGGGACCTGCTGCTCAGTAAGGTCTGCTCTCAGGATGTAAGTAGCTATAGGATGGCGGTCTCAACCATAGAGTCTCTATTGGCTTTCATGAAGAGTTCAGACATTACTATGCTGGTAAATCATATAGGCTGCAGCAGTAAAATTCAGTCTCACAGATCATCAAATAGTTGCTCAGAGgtgaataatttatttcatacaGTCTGTTGCAAAGTTATGGAGGCACAAGGACTTTCATTGGCACTATCTTGTGATCAAATTAATAACAAAGAAATAGTTGAAGAACCTCTCCATAAGAAAGCTAAGTTTGACATAGGTGAAGATTTTGACATCTCTGAAGAGgttttgaattttctttttgaatttcTGGCCAAAGATGCTCTCAAATTAATAGATGAAATAAGTATTACAGCCAGAACTGATAATGACAACAGCTATTTAGATTCTACCAAAAATCTTCCCCCTTATGAATTAAGTACTGCACTGTTCCCATCACAGAAATGTATATCAGTTTTGATCTCCCAAGAAGAGAACAATCCTAAAGCTACTAAGTTGATATTTTGGTTGGTTTTCAGAGAAATCTTTAAGGTTGTGAACCCATCCAGGTTGAACCAGGAAGCATCAAGAAGCACAGATGAATATGTTAGAAATTCATCTATGGTGATCCATGATGTGGAGGTTCTGTTGGACAAAAGTTTCAGAGTAGCCCAGTCAGAGCTAGAGCATGAGTTCACTCAGCTTATTATGCAACAGATTTCTGCCCTTCTGGTATTGACAACAAAAGAGCATGTCAATCTTTGTCCCATCCTAAAAGAAATGTTCACCACCTGGCAATGTGTCCATGTACTGTCCACAGAGCGCACaaacattattacatttattttgatgAAGAGAAAATCTCTCATTAACCTTCCTCAAGTTGATAGTAACAAATATGTTTTACATACGTTCTCAGACTTAATGAAATCTTGTCAAAATGGTTTCATTCATGAAAATTCTTCACTTCAATCATTGTTAGATAGTTACATCAAAACTAAAAGATTGCAAGCTTCTAATGACACTGAAATGAATCATAGTGAGAATTCTTTGATTGCCAGAACTAATAATGTTTCTGATAGTGCCATTATTCAGAGGATTTGTTCTAACATTTCAGTCAGTTGTGAAGATATAGATAAAGCAAAAATGATTGAAACACTTGAAGTTTTCCCATCACATCAACTGACGGATTTGAATGAAGCTTTGCTAGTAACTGATAATCAAACTAGAGAAGAGTTGAAAGAAAGTATTGACAGTCTGGGCTTGGCTAATCACAATTTTGAACAACTATTCAAATGTTTcctaagtattttaaaacatttattttctgcTCTTTTTCTTGAGAGATCTAGGAAAGATACATTGTCATTTCTGAGTAGCTACCTGACACTGCTAGAAGACTGGATGATATCTGATGAATATGACAATGATAATGATCCGTGTGCTTTAGATTGTGTGTAA